Part of the Deferrivibrio essentukiensis genome is shown below.
CAAAGACACATATCTTCTTGAGAACCATAAGCTTTGTGCGGTATTCCAAACTTTATCCCATCCTCTTTGTATCGTGGAATGATATGAATGTGGGAATGAAAGACCTCTTGTCCGCCTGCTTCCTCAACATTTTGAATAATATTAAAACCGTCACATTTATATGCCTGTTTCATAGCAGTTGTAATATTTTTGATGACGGGATATATTTTTTCAGACACATCATCCGGAGCATCAAGAACGTTTACAAAGTGCTTTTTTGGTATCAAAAGGGCGTGACCAAGATTAACCGGTCTGATGTCAAGAATAGCGACAAAATTTTCGTCTTCATAGAATCTGCTGCACGGAAGATTCCCTTTTATTAGGTTACAAAATATACAGTCCA
Proteins encoded:
- a CDS encoding HIT family protein yields the protein MDCIFCNLIKGNLPCSRFYEDENFVAILDIRPVNLGHALLIPKKHFVNVLDAPDDVSEKIYPVIKNITTAMKQAYKCDGFNIIQNVEEAGGQEVFHSHIHIIPRYKEDGIKFGIPHKAYGSQEDMCLWAKKVADILNR